From Companilactobacillus heilongjiangensis, one genomic window encodes:
- a CDS encoding dihydroorotase, protein MKLLIKNAKLFYTNKLINCDVLIEDGEFKQIAENIVATDAKIIDARFQLVTPGLVDIHVHFREPGQVHKETIKTGTLAAAHGGFTTVGAMPNVIPVPDDAEKFEKQVALNEQNSLINTLQYAPVTLDETSDELVDIEGLAKLGAFAFSNDGHGIMNAQSMFTAMERIAAIDSHLAAHVEDKNLFNHGVINFGTASQRLGLPGIQQVAETSQLARDLVLAKETGVHYHVCHISTKDGVQLVRMAKDAGINVTCEVSPHHLLLSDQDILTDDANFKMNPPLRSEEDRQALIAGLQDGTIDMIATDHAPHAEAEKNQGFAKSAFGITGIETSFPLMYSRLVKTGIISLEKLLQLMTENPAEIFKLPETGVIKLGQKADFTIINLEDEYEIKAEDFLSKGKNSPFIGQSVYGEVEQTYVNGTCIYSK, encoded by the coding sequence ATGAAGCTACTGATCAAGAACGCCAAGCTGTTTTACACTAACAAACTGATCAACTGTGATGTTTTGATTGAAGACGGCGAGTTCAAGCAGATTGCTGAAAATATTGTGGCGACTGACGCCAAGATTATTGATGCTAGGTTCCAACTTGTAACACCAGGATTAGTGGACATTCACGTGCACTTCAGAGAACCCGGACAAGTTCATAAGGAAACTATCAAAACAGGAACTTTAGCAGCTGCACATGGTGGTTTTACAACTGTTGGAGCTATGCCTAATGTGATTCCAGTGCCAGATGATGCTGAAAAGTTTGAAAAGCAAGTCGCTTTGAATGAACAAAATTCTTTGATTAATACATTACAGTACGCACCAGTAACACTGGATGAAACTAGTGATGAATTGGTTGATATTGAAGGACTCGCCAAATTAGGAGCTTTCGCCTTTTCCAATGATGGGCATGGAATTATGAACGCCCAGTCAATGTTTACTGCTATGGAAAGAATCGCTGCAATTGACAGTCACTTGGCCGCTCATGTGGAAGATAAAAATCTTTTCAACCATGGGGTAATTAATTTTGGAACAGCTTCACAGCGCCTAGGATTGCCAGGGATTCAGCAAGTAGCTGAAACGTCACAATTGGCCAGAGATTTGGTTTTAGCCAAGGAAACTGGAGTTCACTACCATGTCTGCCACATTTCTACTAAAGATGGCGTTCAGCTAGTTAGAATGGCTAAGGATGCGGGAATCAACGTAACTTGTGAAGTTTCACCACATCATTTATTGCTGAGTGATCAAGATATTTTGACTGATGATGCTAACTTCAAGATGAACCCACCATTGCGTAGTGAAGAAGACCGTCAGGCTCTTATAGCTGGGTTGCAGGATGGCACAATTGATATGATTGCGACTGACCATGCTCCACATGCTGAAGCTGAGAAAAATCAAGGCTTTGCCAAGAGTGCTTTTGGTATCACTGGTATTGAAACGTCGTTCCCACTGATGTACAGCCGTTTAGTCAAAACAGGCATCATCAGTTTGGAAAAACTATTACAACTCATGACTGAGAATCCAGCTGAAATTTTTAAACTACCTGAAACTGGTGTTATAAAATTAGGTCAAAAAGCTGACTTTACAATTATTAATTTAGAAGATGAGTATGAGATTAAGGCAGAAGATTTTCTGTCAAAAGGTAAGAACAGTCCCTTTATCGGCCAAAGTGTTTACGGTGAAGTGGAACAAACATATGTTAATGGAACATGTATTTATTCGAAATAA
- the pyrF gene encoding orotidine-5'-phosphate decarboxylase: MNKPVIVALDFADDFECINFLNQFPKDDEKLFLKIGLEMFCQFGYPFVRNLRERGYNIFLDLKLHDIPNTVKRTCEMIAQWDVQMLTVHATGGSEMIAAAKEGLAGSSTQLLAVTQLTSLGQSELANELQVPLESQDYVTHLAKLAYQNGADGVISSALEVPVIKAATSTDFLCVTPGIRPKSAQVGDQKRVATPAHARSLGSDAIVVGRPITQAENGHQAYVNICKEWNK; the protein is encoded by the coding sequence ATGAACAAGCCAGTAATAGTAGCGCTAGATTTTGCAGATGATTTTGAATGTATCAACTTTTTAAATCAATTTCCCAAAGATGATGAAAAATTATTTTTGAAGATTGGTTTAGAAATGTTTTGTCAATTTGGTTATCCGTTTGTGAGAAATTTGAGAGAACGTGGTTATAACATTTTCTTGGATCTGAAATTGCACGATATTCCCAATACGGTTAAGAGAACTTGTGAAATGATTGCGCAGTGGGATGTGCAAATGCTGACAGTTCACGCGACAGGTGGATCAGAAATGATTGCCGCAGCCAAGGAAGGATTAGCTGGTTCGTCTACACAATTGTTAGCCGTAACCCAGTTAACATCCCTCGGCCAAAGTGAATTGGCAAACGAATTACAAGTACCTTTGGAATCACAAGATTATGTAACACATTTGGCAAAATTAGCTTATCAAAATGGAGCTGACGGGGTTATTTCTTCCGCCCTCGAAGTTCCAGTAATTAAAGCTGCTACTAGTACTGATTTCTTGTGCGTAACCCCAGGTATCAGACCTAAATCAGCTCAAGTGGGCGATCAAAAACGTGTTGCTACACCAGCACATGCCAGAAGCCTTGGTAGTGATGCGATTGTGGTCGGTCGTCCAATTACTCAAGCAGAAAATGGTCATCAAGCATACGTTAATATTTGTAAGGAGTGGAATAAATAA
- the pyrE gene encoding orotate phosphoribosyltransferase, producing MDKLAVANNIAGQLLKIKAVTLSPKEPFTWASGIQSPIYTDNRLTIAYPDFRQTIAHDLADLIKEHYPDVEVIGGVATAGIPHATGVANVLNLPLNYVRPQKKDHGKKSQIEGRCQKGDKVVLIDDLISTGGSILKAVKAVREEGGDVIGTVAIFSYGLPESTKNFADYDTKLFTLTDFPTMIEVAQKQDYVEATDMELLKQWYQDPESWGK from the coding sequence ATGGATAAATTAGCAGTTGCTAACAACATTGCAGGACAATTATTAAAAATCAAGGCGGTGACTTTGAGTCCCAAAGAGCCATTTACATGGGCCAGTGGTATTCAATCACCAATTTACACTGACAATCGCTTAACGATTGCTTATCCAGATTTTCGCCAAACAATTGCGCATGACTTGGCTGACCTAATTAAAGAACATTACCCAGACGTTGAAGTTATCGGTGGAGTCGCTACAGCAGGCATTCCACACGCTACTGGAGTGGCTAATGTCTTGAACCTACCATTGAACTATGTCCGTCCACAGAAAAAGGATCACGGTAAAAAGAGCCAAATTGAAGGACGTTGTCAAAAAGGCGACAAAGTTGTCTTGATTGATGATTTGATTTCAACTGGCGGCAGTATTTTAAAGGCTGTTAAAGCCGTTCGTGAAGAGGGAGGGGATGTTATTGGAACAGTCGCTATCTTCTCCTATGGACTACCAGAGAGTACCAAAAATTTTGCTGATTACGATACCAAATTATTCACATTGACTGATTTTCCAACCATGATTGAGGTTGCTCAAAAACAAGATTACGTTGAGGCAACTGATATGGAGTTATTAAAACAGTGGTATCAAGATCCAGAAAGCTGGGGTAAATAA
- a CDS encoding quinone-dependent dihydroorotate dehydrogenase — MDLYKLVRPAIFKVDPEIDHHIVATGLKMFNQTPQVLRTIFQTKQYSNLKVTVKGVTFDSPIGIAAGFDKKAEFYNSLGALGAGFVEIGSITKNEQPGNKKKRIFRLPKDQAIINRMGLNNVGVEETRKHLANTPKHVNIGISVAPGHGLDSDSMVDEMVDNIAQIHSFGDYIALNQSCPNQKGVTTLQEIPVARKLLQKIHNLHIKEPVFCKFGNDITPEKLIELLNEVGNLMDGIILTNTAANPSPIHDNLKSEHKIEGGGLSGKPIFKKSLSLTKSIHQAFPDLPIMFSGGVFTPEDAQAALMAGASLVQVYTGFIYNGPTMINQINQFLSKNDVLQKVTYSPKIAETPVRDHENIAVTDINDDKKIELDANSGASFHEE; from the coding sequence ATGGATTTATATAAACTAGTTCGTCCCGCAATTTTTAAAGTTGATCCTGAAATTGATCATCATATCGTAGCTACTGGATTAAAAATGTTCAATCAAACTCCCCAAGTATTGCGAACAATCTTTCAAACAAAGCAATATTCTAATTTGAAAGTTACAGTTAAAGGCGTGACTTTTGATTCACCAATTGGTATTGCCGCTGGATTCGATAAGAAAGCTGAATTTTATAACAGTTTGGGTGCCTTAGGCGCTGGCTTTGTTGAAATTGGTAGTATTACTAAAAATGAGCAACCGGGAAACAAGAAAAAGAGAATTTTCCGTTTGCCCAAAGATCAAGCAATTATTAACCGTATGGGCTTGAATAATGTCGGTGTGGAAGAAACTAGAAAGCACCTAGCCAATACCCCAAAACACGTCAACATTGGTATCAGCGTGGCTCCTGGGCATGGTTTGGACAGTGACAGTATGGTTGATGAAATGGTTGATAATATTGCGCAGATTCATTCATTTGGCGACTATATTGCCTTAAACCAAAGCTGCCCTAATCAAAAAGGTGTGACAACTTTGCAGGAAATTCCAGTTGCTAGAAAGTTACTTCAGAAGATTCATAATTTACATATCAAAGAACCAGTTTTTTGCAAGTTTGGCAATGATATTACCCCTGAAAAGTTAATTGAATTGCTCAATGAAGTAGGCAATTTGATGGACGGAATTATTTTAACTAATACGGCTGCTAATCCTAGTCCGATTCACGATAATTTGAAGTCTGAACATAAAATTGAAGGCGGTGGGCTCAGCGGTAAGCCAATTTTTAAAAAGTCACTGAGCTTAACTAAATCTATTCACCAAGCATTTCCAGACTTGCCAATTATGTTTTCTGGCGGTGTCTTCACACCTGAGGATGCGCAAGCTGCACTAATGGCGGGAGCCAGCTTGGTGCAAGTTTATACAGGATTTATTTATAACGGTCCCACAATGATCAATCAAATTAATCAATTTCTTTCTAAAAATGATGTTTTACAAAAGGTAACTTACTCCCCTAAGATTGCTGAAACTCCGGTCCGAGATCACGAAAATATTGCCGTTACCGATATTAATGACGATAAAAAAATTGAATTAGATGCTAATTCGGGTGCTTCATTTCACGAAGAATAG
- a CDS encoding ABC transporter ATP-binding protein codes for MEETILSVKNLNKSFGNIQTLFDVNFECQKGHIIGLVGANGAGKTTIMKAILSLIRSEGQITIAGQKSTFNHHPILKKVGALVEYPGIYPYLSGRDHLKLFVDKTNDSKERIQNVINDLKLNDYIDQRAKLYSLGMKQKLGIAMALINQPDLVILDEPMNGLDPQATKDLREIILKRRDQGMTVLISSHILGELQKLAEDLIVIDHGKVIKKTTMNELLASNQHFVVIKTSDDVKAQKLLEIVGFKVVSQSPLRFVLTEENTVERLMNILMKQQITVTDFQHEDADLEESILKLIAE; via the coding sequence TTGGAAGAAACAATTTTATCAGTTAAAAATTTAAATAAATCTTTTGGTAATATACAGACGCTGTTTGATGTTAATTTTGAATGCCAAAAGGGGCATATCATTGGTTTAGTCGGTGCTAATGGTGCCGGTAAAACTACGATTATGAAAGCAATTTTAAGTCTAATCAGAAGTGAGGGTCAGATAACTATTGCTGGACAAAAAAGTACCTTCAATCACCATCCCATCTTGAAAAAGGTTGGGGCATTAGTTGAGTATCCGGGTATTTATCCATATTTGAGTGGAAGAGACCATCTCAAGCTATTTGTGGACAAAACAAATGACAGTAAAGAACGCATCCAGAATGTTATTAATGATTTGAAATTGAATGATTACATTGACCAAAGGGCTAAATTATATTCTTTAGGGATGAAACAAAAACTAGGTATCGCTATGGCGTTAATTAATCAACCAGACTTAGTTATCCTAGATGAACCAATGAATGGATTGGATCCACAAGCAACAAAAGATTTGCGAGAAATAATTTTAAAACGACGTGACCAAGGGATGACGGTTTTAATTTCTAGCCATATTTTAGGTGAATTACAAAAATTAGCAGAAGATTTAATCGTGATTGATCATGGAAAAGTTATTAAAAAGACAACAATGAACGAATTATTAGCCAGTAATCAGCATTTTGTTGTAATCAAAACTAGCGATGATGTTAAAGCTCAAAAATTATTAGAGATTGTTGGTTTTAAAGTCGTATCGCAGTCACCATTGCGCTTTGTTTTAACTGAAGAAAATACAGTGGAACGATTGATGAATATTTTGATGAAACAACAGATTACTGTAACTGATTTTCAGCATGAAGATGCTGATTTAGAAGAATCAATTTTGAAATTAATTGCGGAATAG
- a CDS encoding ABC transporter permease: MGYLYKQEIFKLLKKRSLWFCLLFIVLQNIGMAIFSQSYSNFFQAKLLFQYDFASTSFIALIMIAASATIISTEFEYNTIKNVVMQPYSRSQVLISKWLTILTYSVGIYLLAMILSLFDKFVFFNTAFSLNDKVDGGTSLVWQGWLISNGATFLTLWLILSVVLLLAAVMKKGALAVVVGVVGYFTLEIISSLMFVLIERWNFLKWNPLNFLNYPGQLTRGSMLSKLTHLSNDQMLVGNIIYIVLFMAIGLFFFSRKEV; this comes from the coding sequence ATGGGCTATTTATATAAACAAGAAATTTTTAAACTGCTAAAGAAGCGGAGTCTCTGGTTCTGTTTGTTATTTATTGTGTTACAAAATATTGGGATGGCAATTTTTAGTCAGTCATATTCTAATTTCTTTCAAGCAAAATTATTATTTCAATATGACTTCGCATCGACATCATTTATCGCTTTAATCATGATTGCTGCGAGTGCCACGATTATTTCGACAGAATTTGAATACAATACGATTAAAAATGTTGTGATGCAGCCATATTCACGTAGCCAAGTTTTAATCAGTAAATGGTTAACTATTTTAACGTACTCAGTAGGAATCTATTTGTTAGCAATGATTTTGAGTCTGTTTGATAAATTTGTTTTCTTCAATACTGCATTTTCATTAAATGATAAGGTAGATGGCGGTACTAGTTTGGTTTGGCAAGGTTGGTTGATCAGCAATGGGGCTACTTTTCTTACACTATGGTTAATCTTGAGTGTTGTGCTCTTATTGGCTGCAGTAATGAAAAAAGGTGCATTGGCCGTTGTAGTTGGTGTTGTTGGTTACTTCACTTTGGAAATTATCAGTTCATTAATGTTTGTTTTAATTGAAAGATGGAATTTCTTAAAATGGAATCCATTGAATTTTTTAAACTATCCGGGACAATTGACTAGAGGGTCAATGCTCTCGAAACTGACACATTTAAGTAATGATCAGATGTTAGTGGGCAATATTATCTATATCGTGTTATTCATGGCCATTGGATTATTCTTCTTCTCGAGAAAAGAAGTTTAG
- a CDS encoding L-lactate permease, translating to MILIALSAVILPLVLLGILNLPATKGMSISAFIVLLEGYFFWKMPPKVLLASIFQSVHKALPILWILFGALMMLNILQHTGAIERINAGFHTISADMRLQVLLVAFLFGGLIEGVSGFGTPAMVTAPLMIALGFSPMAAVTLALVADSTPASFGAVGTPLTVGLSNVSERADFLNAIGQKITQLDLFAGTFMPLILIFMLVFLFGKNDSNHKKDFLALVPWSLFIGLVYSIFAILVSFILSYEFVAILAPFATIIIAIISIKFRFILPKSVFEKPWTTSTQTITAENKMSLLTAWSPYIVVILMLLATRTINPLKQFLVNNVNLSWQNILGFTQISSDWEFLYSPGTLLTIAVLIGLLIQVKSLKSFLPTAKKVVFSMKSTALALIVTLIMVQIFTNSELNGANLPSMPMYIAKIISKYLSSVWIIIAPFLGQLGSFVTGSTTVSTLTFGQIQADIAMKAGVGKELVLAAQLIGAAAGNMICVHNIVSVSSVVGLSGQEGNILRKTVVPALLYGLLVGIVGFIFTLFI from the coding sequence ATGATTCTTATTGCACTATCTGCGGTCATATTGCCACTAGTATTATTAGGCATTCTCAACCTGCCTGCCACTAAAGGTATGTCGATCAGTGCATTTATTGTTTTACTGGAAGGCTATTTCTTTTGGAAAATGCCACCTAAAGTTTTACTAGCTTCAATTTTCCAATCAGTTCACAAAGCACTGCCGATCCTATGGATCTTGTTTGGTGCTTTAATGATGCTGAATATTTTACAACACACGGGAGCCATTGAAAGAATCAATGCCGGATTTCATACGATATCGGCTGATATGCGACTGCAAGTCTTACTAGTTGCTTTTCTCTTTGGTGGTTTAATCGAAGGTGTCTCAGGATTTGGTACGCCAGCTATGGTCACAGCTCCATTAATGATTGCTTTGGGGTTCTCACCTATGGCAGCTGTAACATTAGCATTGGTTGCTGATTCAACGCCAGCCTCATTTGGTGCTGTTGGGACACCGTTAACCGTTGGTTTAAGTAACGTTAGTGAAAGAGCTGACTTTCTCAATGCCATTGGTCAAAAGATTACTCAATTAGACTTGTTTGCTGGAACATTTATGCCATTGATTTTAATCTTCATGTTGGTATTTCTCTTTGGCAAAAATGATAGCAATCACAAAAAAGACTTTTTAGCACTCGTTCCTTGGTCTCTTTTTATCGGATTAGTTTACAGTATCTTTGCTATCCTAGTTTCATTTATCTTAAGTTATGAATTTGTAGCTATTTTGGCACCTTTTGCCACAATTATTATTGCCATTATTTCAATCAAATTTAGATTCATATTACCAAAGTCCGTCTTTGAGAAACCATGGACAACTTCAACGCAAACAATCACTGCTGAAAATAAGATGTCACTTTTGACCGCTTGGTCACCATATATCGTGGTAATCTTAATGTTACTAGCCACTAGAACAATCAATCCACTCAAGCAGTTCTTAGTAAACAATGTCAATTTATCCTGGCAAAATATCTTAGGGTTCACCCAAATCAGTTCAGATTGGGAATTCCTCTACTCGCCCGGAACATTATTAACCATTGCCGTTTTGATTGGACTATTAATTCAAGTTAAATCACTCAAGAGTTTCTTACCCACAGCTAAAAAGGTTGTTTTTTCAATGAAATCAACTGCTTTGGCTTTGATAGTAACTTTGATCATGGTTCAAATTTTTACTAATTCAGAATTAAATGGTGCGAATCTACCAAGCATGCCAATGTACATTGCCAAAATAATTTCTAAATACCTCTCATCAGTTTGGATCATAATTGCTCCTTTCCTTGGTCAACTAGGATCATTCGTTACTGGTAGTACGACCGTTTCAACCTTGACATTTGGTCAAATCCAAGCCGATATTGCTATGAAAGCTGGTGTCGGTAAAGAATTAGTTTTGGCGGCTCAATTAATCGGTGCCGCTGCCGGAAATATGATTTGTGTACATAATATTGTTTCAGTCAGTTCCGTTGTGGGATTATCTGGACAAGAAGGAAATATCTTACGTAAAACCGTTGTTCCCGCCTTGTTGTATGGCTTACTAGTCGGAATCGTTGGTTTTATCTTCACATTATTTATATAA
- a CDS encoding acyl-CoA thioesterase — MKQITCQETRTISERIIFDGDLNDKGTLFGGKTLSLLDENAGLASFKLVKAKIATANYDHVNFWKPITTDKYIKFESFVTGVSGRQIEVFTKIISHDLKTDVTEIAFTSFCTLVVLQKVDLPRLVPETVEEKYLCAGFAKRLAARQEDYNNKEDFLSRLSLD, encoded by the coding sequence ATGAAACAGATTACATGTCAAGAAACACGTACGATCAGTGAGAGAATTATTTTTGATGGGGATTTGAATGATAAAGGAACATTATTTGGTGGCAAGACACTCAGTTTATTGGATGAGAATGCAGGCTTAGCCAGTTTTAAATTAGTAAAAGCTAAGATTGCTACCGCAAACTATGATCATGTGAATTTTTGGAAACCTATTACAACTGATAAATATATTAAATTTGAATCGTTTGTAACAGGAGTCTCAGGACGACAGATTGAAGTTTTCACCAAGATTATTAGCCATGATTTAAAAACAGATGTTACAGAGATTGCTTTTACAAGTTTTTGTACATTGGTTGTTTTGCAGAAAGTTGATTTACCAAGGTTGGTACCAGAAACGGTTGAAGAAAAATATCTTTGTGCCGGTTTTGCAAAACGTTTAGCTGCTAGACAAGAAGACTATAACAATAAAGAAGATTTTTTAAGCCGCTTGAGCTTAGATTA